The following are encoded in a window of Candidatus Hydrogenedentota bacterium genomic DNA:
- a CDS encoding DUF1318 domain-containing protein: MKRLFASAAIAGLVLSVGCVIRTEHRIEAHVTLDIRHIEQQADAVLDYMEGKTDVMPELAPAGDMSRSVLRGLLEWAAPMHTACAEELKTESARYRQILKSINERSARVNELKAQGCLGETNRGYLALRDCPALQDADQKNEIQKLMAEENEDRKAFYSEIARLNSDNKNVTVAYVERVYVWKRLERAESGQVCQLPSNGAAPEGYTFDAFKATPLGQRLGAACVPDAWVTIP, from the coding sequence ATGAAGCGATTGTTTGCGAGTGCTGCCATAGCGGGCCTGGTGCTGTCGGTCGGCTGCGTAATCCGGACGGAACACCGCATCGAGGCGCACGTGACGCTCGACATCCGGCATATTGAACAGCAGGCGGACGCAGTGCTCGATTACATGGAAGGCAAGACGGACGTCATGCCGGAGCTTGCGCCGGCAGGTGACATGTCCCGGTCGGTCCTGCGCGGCCTGCTTGAATGGGCCGCTCCCATGCATACTGCCTGCGCCGAGGAATTGAAGACCGAGTCGGCGCGGTACCGCCAGATTCTCAAGTCGATTAACGAGCGCAGCGCGCGCGTCAATGAATTGAAGGCGCAGGGCTGCCTGGGCGAAACCAATCGCGGTTACCTGGCGCTGCGCGATTGCCCCGCATTGCAGGACGCGGACCAGAAGAACGAAATTCAGAAGCTCATGGCCGAGGAAAACGAGGACCGCAAGGCGTTCTACAGCGAAATCGCGCGTCTGAACAGCGACAACAAGAACGTCACGGTCGCCTATGTCGAGCGTGTCTACGTGTGGAAGCGGCTCGAGCGCGCGGAATCCGGTCAGGTGTGCCAATTGCCGTCCAACGGCGCCGCACCTGAAGGCTACACGTTCGATGCGTTCAAGGCGACGCCGCTCGGCCAGCGGCTCGGCGCAGCCTGCGTGCCCGACGCCTGGGTAACCATCCCCTAG